The proteins below are encoded in one region of Silene latifolia isolate original U9 population chromosome 2, ASM4854445v1, whole genome shotgun sequence:
- the LOC141642962 gene encoding uncharacterized protein LOC141642962, whose amino-acid sequence MGWFILRDRKNLTMFTLWNPITRNSILLPELLGLPEETEPDTYIFNSPPYYEDGFDTATEECVLLLFCKGLVFMCRPTSDGCKWVKQRLEHDGESVRIVKAAILNGDIYAYADLFNDNEDDDHGSFHTVFARLTVGLNSVVLEALTVECPSSKIVYKMFHRRPHYLVEVCGVLYGVTIIPRQLLNIDGYDILRLCVWKLDFSKMEWIQVDTLGDCSLLLGDNCCSWCYADASGGRIEGNCVYMVNRTSDTIHQYRLQDSSYMFLSSHTNFQNVSDGPIWFMPYNPARLPSSKKAIVEKIEDTGVENSEQVKELKVMTTEISKSFLLQLPSEVMISISNSLHWFDCLSLRATCKKLRSVIPKPAWKSNSPLPLFMFLKNNEGICELWDPSYLNDGSITKKLPYSISIVSTIEFSKDGWLIMHSHEGCYLQFINLFTGESGEYPTESLAPGHSSFLFSTCPTSPDCLTVGISGMTYATISILQARDVKWFTVVFEIEESLEFQSNYNSSPKYHDGSFYFLDENGNLGILKMEDGGCSWNVYKSPLLEDDDAELNECYVAELNGQLIYVFIQDVGSQLEMYTFDVNEELWAELKSLGDFSLFVSSASSVSVAMKDSSMRNRIYLPKRVGNEMVFYSLDTGKYHTSRSKESYENFHGMISQSFSCWV is encoded by the exons ATGGGTTGGTTTATATTACGAGACCGCAAAAATTTGACCATGTTTACACTATGGAACCCAATCACTCGTAATTCAATACTACTCCCTGAATTACTTGGCTTACCTGAGGAAACAGAACCTGATACTTACATTTTCAATTCACCGCCGTATTATGAAGATGGCTTTGATACCGCTACTGAGGAGTGTGTTCTTTTACTGTTCTGTAAAGGATTAGTCTTTATGTGCAGGCCTACGAGTGACGGTTGTAAATGGGTTAAACAACGTCTCGAACATGATGGCGAGAGTGTGAGGATTGTGAAAGCTGCTATTCTTAATGGGGATATATATGCGTATGCTGATTTGTTTAATGATAATGAAGACGATGATCATGGAAGTTTTCATACCGTCTTTGCTCGTTTAACAGTTGGATTGAATTCTGTTGTATTGGAAGCATTGACTGTAGAATGTCCGAGTTCAAAGATCGTTTATAAGATGTTTCATAGAAGACCTCATTATTTGGTTGAAGTTTGCGGTGTGTTGTATGGCGTAACCATAATACCGCGTCAGTTACTCAATATTGATGGTTATGATATTTTGAGGCTGTGTGTTTGGAAATTGGATTTTTCGAAAATGGAGTGGATTCAAGTCGACACGTTAGGAGATTGTTCGCTTTTATTAGGTGATAATTGCTGTAGTTGGTGTTATGCTGATGCCTCTGGTGGTCGAATTGAAGGGAATTGTGTTTATATGGTAAATCGGACGAGTGATACCATACATCAGTACCGGTTGCAAGATAGTAGTTACATGTTCTTGTCGTCTCATACCAATTTCCAGAATGTTTCTGATGGTCCTATTTGGTTCATGCCTTACAATCCTGCAAG ATTACCATCTAGTAAGAAAGCTATTGTGGAAAAGATTGAGGATACTGGTGTTGAAAACAGTGAGCAAGTTAAGGAGTTGAAGGTGATGACGACAGAGATCTCAAAATCATTTCTCTTGCAACTTCCATCTGAAGTAATGATATCAATATCCAATTCTTTGCATTGGTTTGATTGCCTAAGTCTTCGTGCTACATGCAAAAAATTGAGGTCTGTTATTCCTAAACCCGCATGGAAATCTAACAGTCCACTGCCTTTATTTATGTTCCTTAAGAATAATGAAGGTATATGTGAGTTATGGGATCCGTCTTACTTAAATGATGGTTCAATTACCAAGAAACTACCTTATTCAATCTCGATCGTATCTACAATAGAGTTTTCAAAAGATGGGTGGCTGATTATGCACTCCCACGAGGGGTGTTACTTACAGTTTATTAATCTATTTACGGGTGAGAGTGGTGAATACCCGACTGAATCCCTAGCTCCCGGTCATTCAAGTTTTCTGTTTTCAACATGTCCTACTTCTCCGGACTGTTTGACGGTTGGAATATCAGGTATGACTTATGCAACAATCAGCATTCTTCAAGCTAGAGATGTCAAATGGTTTACAGTAGTTTTTGAGATTGAGGAGAGTCTTGAGTTTCAGAGTAATTATAATTCGAGCCCCAAATATCATGATGGATCCTTCTATTTTCTAGACGAGAATGGTAATCTCGGAATTCTGAAAATGGAGGATGGAGGATGTAGTTGGAATGTTTATAAGAGTCCACTACTAGAAGACGATGATGCAGAACTGAATGAATGCTATGTAGCCGAGCTTAACGGACAATTGATCTACGTTTTTATTCAAGACGTTGGATCACAGCTTGAAATGTACACATTTGATGTGAACGAGGAGCTTTGGGCTGAACTGAAATCCTTGGGGGATTTCAGTCTATTTGTGAGTTCAGCATCATCAGTTTCTGTAGCAATGAAAGATAGCAGCATGAGAAACCGGATTTATCTGCCGAAACGTGTTGGTAATGAAATGGTCTTTTATTCACTTGACACTGGCAAGTATCATACTTCAAGGAGCAAGGAGTCTTATGAGAATTTCCATGGCATGATCTCACAATCGTTTTCTTGTTGGGTATAG